Proteins co-encoded in one Zonotrichia albicollis isolate bZonAlb1 chromosome 30, bZonAlb1.hap1, whole genome shotgun sequence genomic window:
- the GLMP gene encoding LOW QUALITY PROTEIN: glycosylated lysosomal membrane protein (The sequence of the model RefSeq protein was modified relative to this genomic sequence to represent the inferred CDS: inserted 1 base in 1 codon), with product MAAAAGLALLALLAAAGAERGRKVSMEYNPGWNSSSVNLLHVRAVGPEDTLHYVWSSIGAPSVLMVATRSPSSALRVNWTQLLSPSPAGAVWIDPPDSVVYSTAVVFTKLFEFSEAKPSGELFYPTYDLSEFSWESLNHTLNHTALTAELRGVPASDPGGAFANGSLAFRVTAFEGSGRAERLPRLLHTADSSQLQFVLAGALPRGNGSRFVLQLAALEPPGALRRLRTRSSIDDEYAPSVFQELSLVAEPPNGTGGSALPFLHWKAAAYGSPSPRREDGVRCRAGALRATNGSVPAAAVPRAFFGDGAAALSVLNVSFGGEEGHVYQERRYLSWSVLLGFGEPPRDSFXPLVISITAVALGTPLAVLLLGGCGLLLARRRRYSEYEPIN from the exons ATGGCCGCCGCTGCGGGGCTGgcgctgctggcgctgctggcggcggccggggccgagcggggccggaAG GTGTCCATGGAGTACAACCCTGGCTGGAACAGCTCCTCTGTGAACCTGCTGCACGTGCGGGCGGTGGGGCCTGAGGACACCCTGCACTACGTCTGGAGCAGCATCGGGGCCCCTTCTGTGCTCATGGTGGCCACGcggagccccagcagtgccctgaggGTCAACTGGACCCAGCTGCTGTCACCCAGTCCTGCTGGGGCCGTCTGGATCGACCCTCCCGACAGCGTGGTCTATTCCACAGCCGTGGTGTTCACCAAG ctcttcGAGTTCAGCGAGGCCAAACCTTCGGGAGAGCTCTTCTACCCCACCTACGACCTGTCCGAGTTCTCCTGGGAGAGCCTCAACCACACCCTGAACCACACGGCCCTGACGGCCGAGCTCAGGGGCGTCCCGGCCAGCGACCCCGGCGGCGCCTTCGCCAACGGCAGCCTGGCATTCCGG GTGACAGCGTTCGAGGGCAGCGGCCGCGCGGAGCGGCTGCCGCGGCTGCTGCACACGGCGGACAGCTCGCAGCTGCAGTTCGTGCTGGCCGGGGCGCTGCCCCGCGGCAACGGCTCCCGCTTCGTGCTGCAGCTGGCCGCGCTCGAGCCGCCGGGGGCGCTGCGGCGCCTGCGCACGCGGAGCTCCATCGACGATGAGTACGCGCCCAGCGTCTTCCAG GAGCTGTCTCTGGTGGCCGAGCCCCCGAACGGCACCGGCGGTTCCGCGCTCCCGTTCCTGCACTGGAAGGCCGCCGCCTACGGCTCGCCCAGCCCGCGGCGCGAGGACGGCGTGCGGTGCCGCGCGGGGGCGCTGCGCGCGACCAACGGGAGCGTGCCCGCGGCCGCCGTGCCGCGCGCCTTCTTCGGGGACGGCGCGGCCGCGCTCAGCGTCCTCAACGTGTCCTTCGGCGGCGAGGAGGGACACGTGTACCAGGAGAGGAGGTACCTCAGCTG GTCGGTGCTGCTGGGCTTCGGGGAGCCCCCCAGGGACAGCT TCCCGCTGGTGATCTCCATCACGGCCGTGGCGCTGGGCACGCCGCTggccgtgctgctgctgggcggctgcgggctgctgctggcgcgGAGACGGCGCTACTCGGAGTACGAGCCCATCAACTGA
- the MCL1 gene encoding induced myeloid leukemia cell differentiation protein Mcl-1 encodes MFVVKPKTVINFNFYCGGSPVLAPGGSEQRPEPAAAAAAASEPPRERSGAAAGRADPPRALIGRGAAPRALIGCGATLWRPEEELDGCDPEPKRGPAADSLPGTPPGPPDGLRQDSLELISRYLREAAGEAQPSAKKLFQGLLGGPGRPGSAGDAVMEKALETLRRVGDGVMRKHELAFQGMLRKLQIQQEEDLQCVVEVAAQMFSDGVTNWGRVVTLIAFGAFVAKHLKSIQQEQSVSSLAGIITDALVNSKREWLESQGGWEGFVDFFRVEDLESSIRNVLMAFAGVAGLGASLAYMIR; translated from the exons ATGTTCGTCGTGAAGCCGAAAACCGTCATCAACTTCAATTTCTACTGCGGCGGCTCCCCGGTGCTGGCGCCCGGCGGGTCGGAGCAGCGCCCGgagcccgcggccgccgccgccgccgcctcagaGCCGCCCCGCGAGCgctccggggccgccgccgGCCGCGCCGACCCCCCCCGCGCGCTGATTGGCCGAGGCGCTGCGCCGCGCGCGCTGATTGGCTGCGGCGCGACTCTATGGCGCCCCGAAGAGGAGCTGGACGGGTGCGACCCCGAGCCCaagcgcggccccgccgccgatTCGCTgcccgggacccccccggggCCTCCGGACGGGCTCCGGCAGGACTCGCTGGAGCTCATCAGCCGCTACCTGAGGGAAGCGGCGGGAGAGGCGCAGCCCAGCGCTAAGAAACTTTTTCAGGGTCTCCTGGGTGGTCCCGGCCGGCCGGGCTCGGCGGGGGATGCGGTGATGGAGAAGGCGCTGGAAACGCTGCGGAGAGTCGGCGACGGCGTCATGAGGAAACACGAGCTCGCCTTCCAAG GGATGCTGAGGAAGCTGCAGATCCAGCAGGAGGAGGACCTGCAGTGCGTGGTGGAGGTGGCAGCCCAGATGTTCAGCGACGGCGTCACCAACTGGGGCCGGGTTGTGACCCTCATCGCCTTCGGGGCCTTCGTGGCCAAGCACCTCAAGAGcatccagcaggagcagagcgtcagcagcctggctgggatcaTCACTGACGCCCTGGTGAACTCCAAGAGGGAGTGGCTGGAGAGCCAGGGGGGCTGG GAGGGCTTTGTGGACTTTTTCCGCGTGGAGGACCTGGAGAGCAGCATCCGGAACGTTCTGATGGCCTTCGCGGGCGTGGCCGGCCTGGGCGCCAGCCTGGCCTACATGATCCGgtga